A section of the Anabaena cylindrica PCC 7122 genome encodes:
- a CDS encoding DedA family protein, with protein sequence MSFELISLENIQEFAQSYGYWAIFLGILLENLGLPLPGETVTLVGGFLAGSDELNYWLVLGDAVAGAVIGGNCGYWIGRVGGWPFLLQVGKIFRISEVRLLSIKEQFSENAAKAVFFGRFFALLRIFAAPLAGIAEMPFGKFLVYNLAGATAWASAMVTLAFFAGKIVSLEQLVAWVSQFAILALLILVAVIVVPIWWESRQVKHQTGD encoded by the coding sequence ATGTCTTTTGAGCTAATTTCACTAGAAAACATCCAAGAATTTGCTCAATCTTACGGTTATTGGGCAATTTTTTTAGGAATTTTGCTAGAGAATTTGGGTCTTCCTCTTCCCGGTGAAACCGTAACTCTAGTAGGTGGTTTCTTAGCTGGCAGTGATGAACTAAATTACTGGTTAGTTCTGGGTGATGCAGTTGCAGGTGCTGTCATTGGCGGTAATTGTGGCTATTGGATTGGTAGGGTTGGTGGTTGGCCGTTCCTGCTACAAGTGGGCAAGATATTCCGCATATCTGAAGTGCGATTGCTAAGTATTAAAGAGCAATTTAGTGAAAATGCTGCTAAAGCTGTATTTTTTGGTCGCTTTTTCGCCTTATTGAGAATTTTTGCTGCACCACTTGCTGGTATTGCCGAAATGCCTTTTGGTAAATTCTTGGTATACAACTTGGCTGGGGCAACTGCCTGGGCTAGTGCAATGGTGACTTTAGCTTTTTTTGCAGGCAAAATTGTTTCCCTAGAGCAATTAGTCGCTTGGGTAAGTCAGTTTGCAATTTTGGCATTACTGATTTTAGTGGCTGTGATTGTTGTTCCTATTTGGTGGGAATCTCGTCAAGTTAAACATCAGACTGGGGATTAG
- a CDS encoding argininosuccinate synthase, which produces MGRAKKVVLAYSGGVDTSVCIPYLKQEWGVEEVITLAADLGQGDELEPVREKALKSGASESLVADVKDSFVKEYAFPAIQANALYENRYPLGTALARPLIAKILVEAAAKYGADAIAHGCTGKGNDQVRFDVSCTALNPNLKILAPAREWGMSREQTIAYGEQFGIPTPVKKSSPYSIDKNLLGRSIEAGTLEDPTVEPPEEIYEMTKAIVDTPNEPEYLEIGFQKGLPTTINGTSKNPVELIEQLNQIVGNHGIGRIDMIENRLVGIKSREIYESPAMIVLINAHRDLESLTLTADVSQYKRGIEETYTKLVYNGLWYSPLKAALDAFIQQTQERVSGVVRLKLFKGNATIVGRWSDNSLYTPDLATYGAEDKFDHKAAEGFIYVWGLPTRIWAQNNR; this is translated from the coding sequence ATGGGTCGCGCCAAAAAGGTTGTTCTGGCATATTCTGGTGGAGTAGATACTTCTGTTTGCATTCCCTACCTGAAGCAAGAGTGGGGAGTGGAAGAGGTAATTACCCTAGCAGCAGACTTAGGCCAGGGAGATGAATTAGAGCCAGTTCGAGAAAAAGCGCTGAAATCGGGTGCAAGTGAATCCCTGGTAGCGGATGTCAAAGATAGCTTCGTGAAAGAGTACGCATTTCCTGCTATTCAAGCCAACGCCCTCTATGAAAATCGCTATCCACTGGGAACAGCCCTCGCTCGTCCACTGATTGCTAAAATCTTGGTAGAAGCGGCTGCAAAATATGGTGCTGATGCGATCGCTCATGGTTGTACTGGCAAAGGTAACGACCAAGTACGTTTTGATGTCTCCTGTACAGCCCTAAATCCCAATTTAAAGATACTCGCACCAGCGAGAGAATGGGGAATGAGCCGTGAGCAAACCATCGCCTATGGTGAGCAATTTGGCATTCCTACACCAGTAAAAAAATCTTCTCCCTACAGTATTGACAAAAATTTGCTTGGTCGCAGTATTGAAGCTGGTACGTTGGAAGATCCAACCGTTGAACCACCAGAAGAAATCTATGAAATGACCAAAGCCATAGTAGACACTCCTAACGAGCCAGAATATCTAGAAATTGGTTTCCAAAAAGGGCTTCCTACCACAATCAACGGTACATCTAAAAACCCAGTTGAGTTAATCGAACAACTCAATCAGATCGTGGGAAATCATGGTATTGGGCGGATTGACATGATTGAAAACCGTTTAGTAGGCATCAAATCGCGGGAAATATACGAATCACCAGCGATGATAGTGCTAATTAATGCTCATCGTGATTTAGAAAGCCTGACCTTAACAGCCGATGTCAGTCAATACAAACGCGGTATTGAAGAAACCTACACCAAATTGGTATACAACGGTTTGTGGTATAGCCCACTTAAAGCCGCATTAGATGCCTTTATTCAACAAACACAAGAACGAGTTTCTGGTGTTGTGCGCTTAAAACTGTTCAAAGGTAATGCCACTATAGTTGGTCGTTGGAGTGATAACTCTCTCTACACTCCAGACTTAGCAACCTACGGTGCTGAAGACAAATTTGATCATAAAGCAGCGGAAGGCTTTATCTACGTTTGGGGACTCCCAACTCGCATTTGGGCGCAGAACAACAGGTAA
- a CDS encoding alkaline phosphatase PhoX, which produces MEVSRRKFLTLAGTSAATVTLLSPLEAFYAKVARGEMPTSTGYGLLEEKLPLNTAELPPSLSGRPILKLPRGFNYTAFSTTGEPMDDGFTVPSNHDGMAAYSGANNTTILVRNHELGTSAADPVRGDLRYSTGAQGGTSTLVVGANRQLIKHFNSLAGTRTNCAGGPTPWRTWISCEETFSTTTNNTVSGSETIRHGYNFEVVVDPNSGLVTPVPLKSMGRFSHEAVAVEPKTGYVYETEDRGDSCFYRFVPNAKPTKPGDLAQGGTLYALKVIGANNFTLNTTNNPNQGGQLGRIKVGETLQVEWVQIPNPDPDSENATTRTGVRHQAQDLGAAIFFRGEGAWYGNGLVYFIASQAGPPISAASDARGNGQVWSYNPAKEELTLVVEASPTGQFLDDPDNITVAPWGDLFLCEDGSGVQYIVGVNGKGEVYQFAFNNITNGEFAGACFSPNGRTMFVNIQSPGITLAIWGPWNRGR; this is translated from the coding sequence GTGGAAGTCTCAAGACGTAAATTTCTAACCTTAGCTGGGACAAGTGCAGCTACCGTGACACTACTTTCACCACTTGAAGCCTTCTACGCAAAAGTAGCTCGTGGTGAAATGCCCACAAGTACTGGCTACGGACTACTTGAGGAAAAACTGCCTTTAAACACTGCTGAACTTCCTCCTAGTTTAAGCGGCAGACCTATTTTGAAACTGCCTCGCGGGTTTAACTACACCGCATTCTCAACTACTGGTGAGCCAATGGACGACGGCTTTACAGTACCGTCAAATCATGATGGTATGGCTGCGTATTCAGGAGCCAACAATACAACTATTTTGGTTCGCAACCATGAGTTGGGAACTTCCGCCGCAGATCCAGTTCGTGGAGACCTCAGATATTCTACAGGCGCTCAGGGTGGAACGAGTACATTAGTAGTTGGAGCAAATCGCCAACTGATTAAGCACTTTAACTCCCTAGCTGGAACTAGGACTAACTGTGCAGGTGGTCCTACACCCTGGCGCACATGGATTAGTTGTGAGGAAACCTTCTCCACAACCACCAACAATACTGTTTCTGGTTCTGAAACTATCAGACATGGTTACAACTTTGAAGTTGTCGTTGACCCCAATAGCGGTTTAGTCACCCCAGTCCCCTTAAAAAGCATGGGACGTTTCAGCCATGAAGCTGTGGCTGTAGAACCCAAAACTGGTTATGTCTATGAAACTGAAGACCGTGGTGATAGTTGTTTCTATCGTTTTGTACCTAATGCCAAACCCACTAAACCCGGTGATTTAGCTCAAGGTGGTACTCTTTACGCTTTGAAAGTTATAGGTGCAAACAACTTTACCTTGAATACTACCAATAACCCTAATCAAGGTGGTCAACTTGGACGTATTAAGGTTGGCGAAACACTACAAGTAGAGTGGGTGCAAATTCCTAATCCTGACCCAGACTCAGAAAATGCAACCACCCGGACTGGTGTTCGTCATCAAGCACAAGACTTGGGAGCAGCCATTTTCTTCCGAGGAGAGGGAGCTTGGTATGGTAATGGACTAGTCTACTTCATTGCTTCTCAGGCTGGCCCTCCAATTTCTGCTGCCAGCGATGCTAGGGGTAATGGTCAAGTTTGGTCTTATAACCCTGCTAAAGAAGAATTAACCCTTGTTGTCGAAGCATCTCCTACTGGTCAATTTCTAGATGATCCAGACAATATTACCGTTGCTCCCTGGGGTGACCTCTTCCTTTGCGAAGATGGTAGTGGAGTGCAATATATTGTTGGCGTTAACGGAAAGGGTGAAGTATATCAGTTTGCGTTTAACAATATCACTAACGGTGAATTTGCTGGTGCTTGCTTCTCACCTAACGGTAGAACAATGTTTGTAAATATTCAATCTCCTGGTATAACACTTGCTATTTGGGGTCCCTGGAATCGTGGTCGATAG
- a CDS encoding PhoX family protein has protein sequence MKGQFHPKNDTTINPSGNESILDVIDRVSIKRRRFITTAVGASVMTVLGDMTLGGFFQTVEAAPIPAGIGFAGIGFESIEPNLRNPVTGLLEKDLVTVPKGYTARVLSAWGDPIMPGAPNWLPDASQDAAAQEKQVGENQDGMHFFPLPGRSFLNRTAGLPVAVEGKAYNNSGLLCVNHEYTQEQFLHVDGNTSNETMTIEKARKSQAAHGVSVQEISKDRFGNSWSVNRNSRYGRRITGNTEMRVSGPAAGDALMKSKKFSIQPNGSFEIGINDGYTAYGTINNCANGVTPWGTYLTAEENFQGYFANQTFASGQSADVNNDALATVGLTSKKADILNGQRRHGIPSASSYRWPVVDPRFDAYNNPLEPHLFGWMVEIDPYDPESKPVKRTSMGRFRHESAQYVVDSNNILAFYMGDDNVNEYIYKFVCSRPYNPNVRAANRDLLDHGTLYVAKFNDNGTGQWLPLVWGQGGLTPANGFDSQAEVLVKTRQAADRVGATMMDRPEWVGVRPRIRGFNEVEIYCTLTNNSRRGTQPVSVNSPDGTTPGGAARPPVDAANPRPNNPYGHVIRWRESGRSVTATTFNWDIYVLAGDKKDPDPIRQGNINGDDFGSPDGLWFDSYGRLWIQTDQAGDGTGNYANIGGNSMVCANPNNPREIKRFLTAPTDCEVTGVTTTPDHRTMFINIQHPGDSGTVANPTTHSNWPHSQGYGPQGRPRSATVVITKNDGGIIGT, from the coding sequence ATGAAAGGTCAATTTCATCCTAAGAACGATACAACCATCAACCCATCCGGTAACGAGTCAATCCTGGACGTAATTGATCGTGTCAGCATAAAACGCAGACGATTTATCACAACGGCTGTAGGTGCTTCAGTAATGACCGTGCTAGGTGATATGACCCTTGGTGGTTTTTTCCAAACCGTAGAAGCAGCACCAATTCCAGCTGGAATTGGCTTCGCTGGAATTGGCTTTGAGAGCATCGAGCCAAATCTCCGCAACCCGGTAACAGGACTATTAGAAAAGGATCTTGTTACTGTTCCTAAAGGTTACACCGCCAGAGTATTATCTGCTTGGGGTGATCCAATCATGCCTGGTGCGCCAAACTGGCTACCCGATGCTTCCCAAGATGCTGCGGCACAAGAAAAGCAAGTTGGGGAAAACCAGGATGGGATGCACTTCTTCCCCTTGCCAGGGCGAAGCTTTCTCAACCGGACAGCAGGTTTACCAGTAGCTGTTGAAGGTAAAGCATACAATAATAGTGGGCTACTGTGCGTTAACCACGAATATACCCAAGAGCAATTCCTTCATGTCGATGGTAATACAAGTAACGAGACCATGACTATTGAGAAAGCAAGAAAGTCTCAAGCAGCCCATGGTGTATCTGTTCAAGAAATATCTAAAGACAGATTTGGCAATAGCTGGAGTGTTAACCGCAATTCCCGTTATGGTCGCCGCATTACAGGTAACACAGAAATGCGAGTTTCTGGGCCTGCTGCGGGTGATGCCTTGATGAAATCGAAGAAATTTTCCATTCAACCTAATGGATCTTTTGAAATCGGCATCAACGATGGCTACACCGCTTATGGTACTATCAATAACTGCGCTAACGGTGTAACTCCCTGGGGTACTTACCTGACTGCGGAAGAGAATTTCCAAGGCTATTTTGCTAACCAGACATTTGCTTCTGGACAATCTGCCGATGTAAATAACGATGCTCTAGCAACTGTTGGTCTAACTAGTAAAAAGGCTGATATTCTCAACGGACAAAGACGGCATGGTATTCCTTCAGCTTCTAGTTATCGTTGGCCTGTGGTTGATCCACGTTTTGACGCATACAACAATCCCCTGGAACCTCATTTGTTCGGTTGGATGGTCGAAATTGATCCTTACGATCCTGAGAGCAAACCAGTTAAGCGCACATCTATGGGTCGTTTCAGACACGAGAGCGCCCAATATGTTGTTGATAGCAACAATATTTTGGCTTTCTACATGGGTGACGACAACGTTAATGAGTATATCTACAAGTTCGTTTGCTCTAGACCATACAATCCCAATGTTCGGGCTGCTAACCGGGATTTACTTGACCACGGTACTCTTTACGTTGCTAAGTTCAATGACAACGGTACCGGTCAATGGTTACCTTTGGTATGGGGTCAAGGTGGTTTGACACCAGCAAATGGATTTGACAGCCAAGCTGAAGTATTGGTTAAAACTAGACAGGCTGCGGATAGAGTTGGCGCGACAATGATGGATCGCCCAGAGTGGGTTGGTGTCCGCCCTCGCATTCGTGGATTCAATGAAGTTGAAATTTACTGCACATTGACCAACAACTCTCGTCGCGGAACACAACCTGTCTCCGTGAACAGCCCAGACGGCACAACCCCAGGAGGTGCGGCACGTCCTCCTGTTGATGCTGCTAACCCACGTCCTAATAACCCTTACGGTCATGTTATCCGTTGGCGCGAATCTGGACGCAGTGTTACCGCTACAACTTTCAATTGGGATATTTACGTTTTGGCAGGCGACAAAAAAGACCCTGATCCAATTCGTCAAGGCAATATCAATGGTGACGACTTTGGCTCACCAGATGGTCTTTGGTTCGACTCCTACGGTCGTCTGTGGATTCAAACTGATCAGGCAGGTGATGGTACAGGGAATTATGCCAATATCGGCGGTAACTCGATGGTTTGTGCCAACCCTAATAACCCAAGAGAGATTAAACGATTTTTAACTGCGCCTACAGATTGTGAAGTGACTGGTGTGACCACTACACCTGATCACAGAACCATGTTTATTAACATTCAGCACCCAGGTGATAGCGGAACTGTTGCTAATCCTACAACCCATAGCAATTGGCCGCATAGCCAAGGTTATGGTCCACAAGGTCGTCCCCGTTCTGCGACAGTGGTAATTACAAAAAATGACGGTGGCATTATTGGTACTTAA